A portion of the Nitrospira sp. genome contains these proteins:
- a CDS encoding HupE/UreJ family protein translates to MNSLILALVVALLSQPAWAHKPSDSYLALTVQGDRIHGQWDIALRDLNDAIGLDADNDGAITWGEVQANHGGIATYALSRLRLQSQGAACRTAVTDHLIDRHTDGAYAVLRLTAMCPANIIQLAIDYRLLFDLDAQHKGLLRLTHKDKTQTSIFSQDSPSRSFSMGDTSGWPQLGQYLHEGVWHIWQGFDHVLFLLVLLLPAVLVRVDRHWQAVEDLSSAVREVVAIVTAFTVAHSLTLSLATLGIIQLPSRLVESAIALSVAIAALANLYPTMLRRRWFVAFGFGLIHGFGFAGVLSDLGLPQDSLLLSLVGFNVGVEIGQLAIVALFLPLAYTFREASTYQPIVVQAGSVVVMLVALVWLVERALDLKLLPA, encoded by the coding sequence ATGAATAGCCTGATCCTTGCCCTCGTGGTAGCCCTCTTGAGCCAGCCTGCTTGGGCGCACAAACCCAGCGACAGTTATCTGGCGCTGACCGTTCAGGGCGACCGCATCCACGGCCAGTGGGATATTGCCTTGCGAGACTTGAACGACGCGATAGGATTGGATGCCGACAACGACGGGGCCATCACCTGGGGAGAGGTGCAGGCTAACCATGGCGGGATCGCGACCTACGCCCTCTCACGCCTGCGACTGCAGTCCCAGGGGGCCGCCTGCCGGACCGCCGTCACGGACCACCTTATCGACCGCCATACGGACGGCGCCTACGCCGTGCTTCGACTCACCGCCATGTGCCCGGCGAACATCATACAGCTGGCGATCGACTACCGCCTCCTCTTCGACTTGGATGCCCAGCACAAGGGGCTGTTGCGCCTGACGCACAAGGACAAGACGCAGACGTCGATTTTCAGCCAGGACTCTCCCTCCAGGTCCTTCTCAATGGGAGACACCTCGGGCTGGCCGCAACTCGGGCAGTACCTGCACGAAGGGGTCTGGCACATCTGGCAGGGATTCGATCACGTTCTGTTCTTGCTCGTGCTGCTGCTGCCGGCGGTGCTGGTGCGAGTCGATCGCCACTGGCAAGCGGTTGAAGATCTTTCCTCCGCAGTCCGTGAGGTGGTCGCTATCGTGACGGCCTTTACTGTCGCTCATTCGTTGACCTTGAGCCTCGCTACACTGGGGATCATTCAATTGCCCTCCCGCCTGGTCGAATCGGCCATTGCCCTCTCAGTCGCGATAGCGGCGCTTGCGAATCTATATCCGACCATGTTGCGTCGTCGCTGGTTCGTCGCCTTTGGGTTCGGCCTCATCCATGGATTTGGATTTGCCGGCGTCCTGTCCGATTTGGGGCTACCCCAAGACTCCTTGCTGCTGAGCCTGGTCGGTTTCAACGTCGGCGTTGAGATCGGCCAACTTGCCATCGTGGCCCTGTTCCTTCCGCTCGCCTATACCTTCCGTGAGGCTTCAACCTACCAACCGATCGTGGTCCAGGCCGGCTCTGTCGTGGTCATGCTTGTGGCGCTGGTCTGGCTGGTCGAGCGCGCGCTGGATCTGAAACTGCTTCCTGCCTAA
- a CDS encoding Do family serine endopeptidase encodes MTRSRAGWLCVVACVLVPALSMDEARAGARLIPITGVSDLQQQIKDTAAKVIPAVVSIASTVMVKDQAFTDETLPFGLFKDPPARRQYGQGSGVIVSQDGYIVTNHHVVADAVDVEVVLADRRQYKGKVVATDPKTDVAVVKIQATNLPTVPWGDSGRLAVGDFVLAIGNPLGLSRTATFGIVSAVGRADVGVADFEDFIQTDAPINPGNSGGALVNIHGELIGINTAIASPTGGSVGVGFAIPSNMARAAMQSLIKTGRVVRGFLGASTQDVSPTLGKIFHLPDVKGAIVTDLQAKGSAEKAGLKRGDVIARFDGRDVMDSGHLRNLVAAAAIGSKHRLDVIRDGKPVQLEMIVQEAPKERTKRSQSAVAEASTSQHPLSGVVFDDVTPPLARQMDLPVNSGVVVTDIEEGSLAESSGLQPGDVILELNRQPIPNFSTFQRLADPMKPTDLALLLVNRQGTVLYVPVRSE; translated from the coding sequence GTGACTCGATCGCGTGCCGGATGGCTCTGCGTGGTCGCCTGTGTGCTGGTGCCGGCGCTGTCGATGGACGAAGCGAGGGCCGGCGCCCGGTTGATTCCCATCACCGGGGTTTCCGATCTCCAGCAGCAGATCAAGGACACGGCGGCCAAGGTCATTCCCGCCGTCGTCAGCATCGCCTCGACCGTCATGGTGAAGGACCAGGCGTTCACGGACGAGACCCTGCCCTTCGGTCTGTTCAAAGATCCACCCGCGCGGCGACAATACGGGCAAGGCTCCGGCGTCATCGTCTCCCAGGACGGCTACATTGTCACGAATCACCACGTCGTGGCCGATGCCGTGGACGTGGAGGTCGTGCTGGCCGACCGCCGCCAATATAAGGGCAAGGTCGTCGCCACCGATCCGAAGACCGACGTCGCGGTCGTGAAGATTCAGGCGACGAATCTGCCGACGGTCCCCTGGGGCGATTCGGGTCGTCTGGCGGTCGGCGATTTCGTGTTGGCCATCGGCAACCCGCTCGGGTTGAGCCGCACGGCCACCTTCGGCATCGTCAGCGCGGTAGGACGAGCCGACGTGGGCGTGGCCGACTTCGAAGACTTCATTCAAACGGACGCACCGATCAACCCCGGAAACTCCGGCGGTGCGCTGGTGAACATCCACGGCGAGCTGATCGGCATCAACACGGCCATCGCCAGTCCCACCGGAGGCAGCGTGGGGGTGGGATTCGCCATTCCCAGCAACATGGCCCGGGCTGCGATGCAAAGCCTGATCAAGACCGGTCGGGTCGTGCGCGGATTCCTCGGCGCGTCGACCCAGGATGTTTCGCCAACGTTGGGAAAAATTTTCCACTTACCCGACGTCAAGGGGGCCATCGTCACGGATTTGCAGGCCAAGGGATCGGCGGAAAAAGCCGGTTTGAAGCGGGGGGACGTGATCGCGCGCTTCGACGGTCGTGACGTGATGGACAGCGGGCATCTGCGCAATCTGGTGGCCGCCGCCGCCATCGGCAGCAAACATCGGCTCGACGTGATCCGCGACGGCAAGCCGGTACAGCTGGAGATGATCGTCCAGGAGGCGCCGAAGGAGCGTACCAAGCGCAGTCAGTCGGCCGTGGCCGAAGCGTCCACCTCTCAACATCCGCTGTCGGGGGTGGTCTTCGACGATGTGACGCCTCCGCTTGCTCGGCAGATGGATTTGCCCGTCAACAGCGGAGTAGTCGTGACCGACATTGAAGAGGGCAGCCTGGCGGAATCGTCCGGTCTGCAGCCCGGCGACGTGATTCTTGAGCTGAACCGCCAGCCGATTCCCAACTTTTCCACGTTCCAGCGATTGGCCGATCCCATGAAGCCGACCGATCTGGCCCTCCTGCTGGTCAACCGGCAGGGGACGGTACTCTACGTTCCCGTCCGCAGCGAGTAG
- a CDS encoding heavy metal translocating P-type ATPase, which produces MVPGSTGGCCGSRHTIGNGMDEKIRSEIDPVCGMTVDPTTAAGRYDYHGKTYYFCAVSCLNTFKADPDLVLRPPTAGLISLGKKKPLQMMMPAPAEAGGAEIDPVCGMTVQPKTAAGSHVHEGKTYVFCSTGCLAKFQADPASYLVPPSQRKPQVVTAPAGATIEYICPMDPEVLEYQPGACPICGMALEPKVVSLDEGPNLELLDMTRRFWISLGPAALVMVLAMAHMIPGDPFGAAGRGVLLNWVQWALATPVVLWGGWPFFERGWASIVNRAPNMFTLIALGTGAAYAYSMVATVAPGLLPASFHLHDGSVAVYFEAAAMITVLVLLGQVLELRARSQTTSAMKALLGLAPKTARLVGTDGTEKDISLETVQVGDRLRVRPGERVPVDGLVVEGATAVDESMITGEPMPVEKQAGTRVTGGTINGTGSILIEARLVGRDTLLARIVQMVGEAQRTRAPIQRVADVVAAYFVPLVVAVAALTALAWAIWGPEPRLAHALVNAVAVLIIACPCALGLATPMSIMVGTGRGATAGVLIKKAEALEILGRVDTVVVDKTGTLTEGRPKLVTVRFAPPWTDDELLKLAASLERSSEHPLASAVVAGAERRGIVPAAVEQFRSVTGKGVIGLVSGRRVAVGTATFLREEAGVSEDDLRTLNEEAASLRGEGQTVLFVAADGRVGGLLGVTDPIKSTTAEAVKALKEDGIELVMVTGDHRATADRVAAQLGIESVHAGVLPDQKGALIAELRSKRRVVAMAGDGINDAPALAFADVGIAMGNGTDIAMESAGVTLVKGDLRGLVRARRLSQATMRNIRQNLFFAFAYNLIGVPIAAGLLYPHWGLLLSPMIASAAMTFSSVSVISNALRLRHVEL; this is translated from the coding sequence ATGGTGCCTGGATCGACGGGCGGCTGTTGCGGAAGTCGGCATACTATAGGTAATGGAATGGACGAGAAGATTCGGTCGGAGATCGACCCGGTCTGCGGAATGACTGTGGATCCAACCACGGCTGCGGGCCGGTACGATTATCATGGCAAGACCTACTACTTCTGCGCCGTCTCCTGCCTCAACACATTCAAAGCCGATCCGGACTTGGTCCTGCGGCCGCCGACCGCCGGTCTCATCTCCTTGGGAAAGAAGAAACCGTTGCAGATGATGATGCCGGCTCCTGCCGAGGCGGGAGGGGCCGAGATCGATCCTGTTTGCGGAATGACGGTGCAGCCGAAGACCGCGGCTGGGTCGCACGTCCACGAAGGCAAGACATACGTCTTCTGCTCCACGGGGTGCCTCGCCAAGTTTCAGGCCGATCCGGCTTCTTATCTCGTGCCTCCGTCCCAGCGCAAGCCGCAGGTCGTCACGGCACCGGCCGGCGCGACGATCGAATATATCTGCCCCATGGATCCGGAGGTGCTCGAGTACCAGCCGGGCGCTTGTCCCATCTGTGGCATGGCCTTGGAGCCGAAGGTCGTCTCGCTCGACGAGGGGCCGAATCTCGAACTCCTGGACATGACCCGACGTTTCTGGATCAGCCTGGGTCCGGCTGCGCTCGTGATGGTGCTCGCGATGGCCCATATGATTCCGGGAGATCCATTCGGAGCGGCCGGCCGCGGCGTCCTGTTGAATTGGGTCCAATGGGCGCTTGCAACTCCCGTGGTTCTCTGGGGCGGCTGGCCGTTTTTCGAGCGGGGATGGGCTTCGATCGTCAATCGGGCGCCGAACATGTTCACGCTCATTGCGCTCGGCACCGGTGCCGCCTATGCGTACAGTATGGTCGCGACCGTGGCGCCGGGGCTGCTGCCGGCGTCCTTCCACCTCCATGACGGGTCCGTCGCGGTGTATTTCGAGGCGGCGGCCATGATAACGGTGTTGGTCCTCCTCGGACAGGTCCTTGAGCTGCGCGCCCGGAGTCAGACGACCTCGGCCATGAAGGCGCTGCTTGGATTGGCTCCCAAGACGGCCCGGCTGGTCGGCACCGATGGAACTGAGAAGGATATTTCTCTCGAAACCGTGCAGGTGGGAGACCGGCTGCGAGTACGTCCGGGAGAGCGAGTGCCGGTCGACGGACTTGTCGTCGAGGGGGCGACCGCCGTCGATGAGTCCATGATTACCGGGGAGCCGATGCCGGTGGAGAAGCAGGCGGGTACGAGGGTCACCGGGGGAACGATCAATGGGACCGGCAGCATCCTCATAGAAGCTCGGCTGGTCGGCCGGGACACCTTGTTGGCTCGCATCGTTCAAATGGTCGGCGAGGCACAACGTACGAGAGCGCCGATTCAACGGGTGGCGGACGTCGTTGCAGCCTATTTCGTCCCGCTGGTCGTGGCGGTTGCGGCGCTTACGGCGCTGGCGTGGGCCATCTGGGGGCCGGAACCGAGATTGGCCCATGCCTTGGTCAACGCCGTGGCGGTGTTGATCATCGCCTGTCCTTGCGCGTTGGGATTGGCGACGCCGATGTCGATCATGGTGGGGACCGGGCGTGGTGCGACGGCCGGGGTCTTGATCAAGAAGGCGGAGGCGCTGGAAATCCTGGGCCGCGTGGATACGGTGGTGGTCGACAAGACCGGAACGCTCACAGAGGGAAGGCCGAAACTGGTGACCGTGCGGTTTGCTCCTCCCTGGACCGACGACGAATTGTTGAAACTGGCGGCGAGTCTCGAACGCAGCAGCGAGCATCCGCTGGCTTCCGCGGTGGTCGCCGGGGCGGAGCGCCGAGGCATCGTTCCGGCGGCCGTCGAACAGTTCCGATCCGTGACCGGCAAGGGGGTGATCGGGCTGGTGTCGGGTCGCCGTGTCGCCGTGGGCACGGCGACTTTTCTGCGGGAGGAGGCGGGAGTATCCGAGGATGATCTGCGCACGTTAAACGAGGAGGCCGCGTCGCTGCGAGGCGAAGGACAGACGGTCTTGTTCGTTGCGGCGGACGGGCGGGTCGGCGGGTTGCTCGGCGTCACCGATCCGATCAAGTCCACGACGGCGGAAGCCGTGAAAGCGCTAAAAGAGGACGGTATCGAGCTGGTCATGGTCACGGGCGACCATCGCGCGACGGCGGACCGGGTGGCCGCACAGCTGGGGATCGAGTCGGTGCATGCCGGGGTGCTGCCGGACCAAAAAGGCGCACTCATCGCCGAGCTGCGGTCGAAGAGGCGGGTGGTCGCCATGGCCGGGGACGGCATCAACGATGCGCCGGCGCTCGCGTTCGCCGACGTGGGCATCGCGATGGGGAACGGAACGGACATCGCCATGGAGAGCGCCGGTGTGACGCTGGTCAAAGGCGATCTCCGCGGATTGGTCCGGGCCAGGCGATTGAGTCAGGCCACGATGCGCAATATCCGGCAGAATCTCTTCTTCGCCTTTGCCTACAACCTGATCGGAGTGCCGATCGCCGCAGGGTTGCTCTATCCCCACTGGGGACTCCTGCTCAGTCCGATGATCGCCAGCGCGGCCATGACGTTCAGTTCCGTCTCGGTCATTTCCAACGCGCTCAGATTACGTCATGTGGAATTATGA
- a CDS encoding sigma-70 family RNA polymerase sigma factor produces the protein MMKKERKPSDVVQRLIAHESAFRSFLSRRLGDEAVVDDILQQSLMRAVERHHAVHNEESAVAWFYRILRHALIDYYRSQGAETRRNDALLRELTVTGDHQEPPPDEVRATVCACLHRLLPQLRGSYAELIRRIDLEGESPALVAEALKISRNNLTVRLHRARQALRAALEDSCGICSRHGCLNCACG, from the coding sequence ATGATGAAGAAGGAAAGAAAACCGAGCGATGTCGTGCAAAGGCTGATTGCGCACGAGTCGGCTTTCCGGTCGTTCTTGAGCCGCCGGCTCGGCGACGAAGCCGTCGTGGACGATATCCTCCAGCAAAGCTTGATGCGGGCCGTGGAACGTCACCATGCGGTACACAATGAGGAAAGCGCCGTGGCATGGTTCTACCGCATCCTTCGCCACGCGCTGATCGATTATTATCGATCCCAAGGAGCCGAAACGCGTCGCAACGACGCCTTACTCCGAGAGCTGACGGTTACGGGCGACCATCAGGAGCCGCCGCCGGATGAGGTGAGAGCCACGGTCTGCGCCTGCCTACACCGGCTCCTCCCACAACTCCGTGGGTCCTATGCGGAGCTCATCAGGCGTATCGACCTTGAGGGGGAATCGCCGGCGCTTGTCGCGGAAGCATTGAAGATATCCCGGAACAATCTGACGGTTCGATTGCACAGAGCCCGCCAGGCCTTACGCGCTGCCCTTGAAGACTCCTGCGGCATCTGCAGCAGACACGGCTGCCTCAACTGCGCCTGCGGATAG
- a CDS encoding thioredoxin domain-containing protein, whose amino-acid sequence MVKKIRWHWAVGVLAIWLGVGVLASDGATAATPELKGKFELLNGEPSTHKPGKVKLIEFADFYCPHCHHFDEAGLPILQKEFGNKLEATMVGFPVFRNKLPTPFDMYEQAKIMGKGDEMKRVLFRTIHQDKVTGVLDRSLREGLIKEVGLDPKAFEEGLASGKPAKAFEDGKQWGERIKVQSTPTLLLDGNIKIEGENMKTDNIIAVIRSILDADVKK is encoded by the coding sequence ATGGTGAAGAAAATTCGGTGGCATTGGGCGGTCGGCGTTCTGGCGATCTGGTTGGGTGTCGGCGTCCTCGCAAGCGACGGCGCTACGGCGGCAACGCCTGAACTAAAAGGCAAGTTCGAACTCTTGAACGGCGAGCCGTCCACCCACAAGCCCGGCAAGGTCAAGCTCATCGAATTCGCCGACTTTTATTGTCCCCATTGCCATCACTTCGATGAAGCCGGTCTCCCGATCCTTCAGAAGGAATTCGGCAATAAGCTGGAGGCGACCATGGTCGGCTTTCCGGTGTTTCGCAACAAGCTTCCGACTCCCTTCGATATGTATGAACAGGCGAAGATCATGGGCAAAGGCGACGAAATGAAACGGGTGCTGTTTCGCACCATTCATCAGGACAAGGTCACGGGGGTATTGGATCGGAGCTTACGCGAAGGGCTGATCAAGGAGGTCGGCCTCGATCCCAAAGCGTTCGAAGAGGGGTTGGCCAGCGGGAAACCGGCGAAAGCCTTCGAGGACGGGAAGCAGTGGGGAGAACGCATCAAGGTTCAGTCCACGCCCACATTGCTGCTCGACGGTAATATCAAGATCGAAGGCGAGAATATGAAGACGGACAATATCATTGCCGTTATCCGGAGCATTCTCGACGCGGATGTGAAGAAATGA
- a CDS encoding Slp family lipoprotein — translation MALLFLVIMGCASTEQTDDAPQVTFQQVKASPDAFKGQSVIFGGEVLTARRMKDGTRVEILQLPLGSSGSPVHDLTQSQGRFVAIQKEFLDPATLPYGTRVTVTGEMAGSITLPLDETEYNYPIVETKRLRVWSDATRPVPRFRPYYGPGPYSSPYWNPYW, via the coding sequence GTGGCCCTGCTCTTTCTCGTCATCATGGGCTGCGCCTCGACCGAGCAGACCGATGACGCCCCTCAGGTCACCTTTCAGCAAGTTAAGGCTTCCCCGGATGCTTTCAAGGGGCAGTCGGTCATCTTCGGCGGCGAGGTACTCACGGCCAGACGGATGAAAGACGGCACGAGAGTCGAAATACTTCAGCTGCCCCTCGGCAGTTCCGGTTCTCCCGTGCATGACCTGACACAGTCACAGGGCCGCTTCGTGGCAATCCAGAAGGAATTCCTTGATCCGGCCACCCTGCCCTATGGGACCAGAGTCACGGTAACCGGAGAGATGGCGGGATCAATCACGCTCCCGCTCGACGAAACCGAATACAACTATCCGATCGTCGAAACGAAACGACTGCGGGTCTGGTCCGATGCGACTCGGCCGGTTCCGCGATTCCGACCCTACTACGGTCCCGGCCCCTACTCGTCGCCCTATTGGAACCCGTACTGGTGA
- a CDS encoding tetratricopeptide repeat protein, translating to MVAFLFDLLLACFLLLSFPAIDLAVAADSGKRALERASDLLKAGDADGALAAVNKTLENNPSAEAYHLLGQIYFKSKKRPAEAIEALTHALKLKPAYPEALNDLAEVYLAQGKSAEAEHTLKRAIEINPKHEDSYLDLAKLYEGRRDIPAAMTAYKELLAIDPAQSDALFGLAMLYERQGENKAALDSLARLTKAHPKHADGWYQAGRLAERNNDLLEAAYAYRKAIAAKPDLVDAHYNLGFILRSQGKPTEAEREFLEVVRYRPEYAEAHMNLGVIYTSMNRLEEAEHEYQRAVELKPEYAEAHYNLGVFYELHRKDLPKALAQYHKYRNLGGRDDRVERIVGMSGR from the coding sequence ATGGTCGCATTCCTATTCGATCTGCTTTTGGCGTGCTTCCTCCTCCTGTCATTTCCCGCTATTGACCTGGCCGTCGCGGCCGATTCCGGCAAGCGCGCGCTTGAACGGGCGTCCGATCTCCTGAAGGCGGGCGATGCCGACGGCGCGCTGGCAGCGGTAAACAAGACGCTGGAGAACAATCCCTCCGCCGAGGCGTATCATCTGCTCGGGCAGATCTATTTCAAAAGCAAGAAGAGGCCGGCTGAGGCGATCGAGGCATTGACGCACGCCCTCAAGCTCAAGCCGGCCTATCCGGAAGCGCTGAACGACTTGGCGGAAGTCTATCTGGCGCAGGGAAAGAGCGCAGAAGCAGAACATACGTTGAAGCGGGCGATCGAGATCAACCCGAAGCACGAGGATTCATATCTCGACCTGGCCAAACTCTATGAGGGCCGGCGCGACATCCCGGCGGCGATGACCGCCTATAAGGAGCTGCTCGCGATTGATCCCGCTCAATCGGACGCACTGTTCGGACTGGCGATGCTCTACGAGCGGCAGGGGGAGAACAAGGCCGCCCTCGACAGCCTCGCCCGCCTGACGAAGGCGCATCCGAAGCATGCGGACGGCTGGTACCAGGCGGGCCGGCTGGCGGAACGAAACAACGATCTGCTGGAGGCGGCTTATGCATACCGGAAGGCCATCGCCGCCAAGCCGGACCTGGTCGATGCGCACTACAATTTGGGGTTTATTCTACGGAGCCAGGGCAAACCCACCGAGGCCGAGCGCGAGTTCCTCGAAGTCGTCCGATACCGTCCCGAATATGCCGAGGCCCACATGAATCTGGGGGTCATCTATACGAGCATGAACCGGTTGGAAGAAGCAGAACACGAGTACCAACGGGCGGTGGAGTTGAAACCCGAATATGCGGAGGCCCACTACAACCTGGGCGTGTTTTACGAACTCCATCGCAAAGATCTGCCCAAGGCGCTGGCCCAGTACCATAAGTATCGTAATCTCGGCGGGCGGGACGATCGGGTCGAACGGATCGTCGGCATGAGCGGGCGGTAG
- a CDS encoding TonB-dependent receptor, with protein sequence MSIRIGVVVRKLSAAAALAVTVGTVCGNGLWAQETPASEPPSQREQELREQLKGILHELEEIQQKKERADPESERPTIVKEHVAAEEPESPHEALPEFELADMSIVSNRLQKRPEGVSISSTVSAETDSQPTRTMQESIQSLPGIMLRQANGPRDFSIMIRGMGAKTAFAIRDIKVYEDGISQTQSDGLSRLDIQDPWFMRSVEVTRGASSSLYDNYALGGMVHFRTRRGSDINGVEAFVSGGSFGYFKQALAVGQHTDRLDLSMFASNAAEDGFIQHSNYNTQTLNFNFRFNVDDRQSFYFKAITNWLDTRVPTRLTQAQFIADDRQAGGSQTTCASGTYNPGCANAVALNQGRVDRRTIVGGLYERQLNASTVLTIEADYDLKDINQYFSQIFDNVNPNYKTYADLRHDGSLGQMPLKSYVGFFLNNMEQEGNTFQNLATGYGTRGTLLQNNRGRINNIGGRVREELEFVPKWTAALGLGFEQSLVSIDTINYNNAGAVASRPSLTRNFTNWAPEASVTWKPAEAYRHWVRSSTGYGIPQFGQLTRDPITGLPGSNFDLKPQKNWNNEIGTESKLTKDLTVQLVGFWTFFKDEIITQTISGGNTASVNADASQYRGIEASYDWRPLTGLRLSGAYTHIDASYTNFTDRTAAGFLSRDGKKVPNVPTDILNLKVEYDHHPSGWGGWLEGNYANSYFLNNNNTVGIPSYFIGTANIHKNIEVNSSWFRFAKLYVQVDNIADMKYAASGQVVTGETAAQAAAQQLFFAGYGRAIYGGVTLGLF encoded by the coding sequence ATGTCCATACGAATCGGGGTCGTGGTGCGAAAACTGTCGGCGGCCGCCGCCCTGGCGGTGACGGTCGGCACCGTCTGCGGGAACGGCTTGTGGGCTCAGGAGACGCCCGCCTCCGAACCGCCTTCTCAGCGGGAGCAGGAATTGCGCGAGCAACTCAAGGGGATTCTCCACGAGCTCGAGGAGATACAGCAAAAGAAGGAGCGGGCCGATCCGGAATCGGAGCGTCCGACCATCGTGAAAGAACACGTGGCTGCCGAAGAGCCGGAATCGCCGCATGAGGCGCTCCCGGAATTCGAACTCGCCGACATGAGCATCGTCAGCAACCGTCTACAGAAGCGCCCTGAAGGGGTGTCGATATCTTCGACGGTGTCGGCGGAGACGGACTCCCAGCCGACCAGGACGATGCAGGAATCCATTCAGTCGCTGCCCGGCATCATGCTGCGGCAAGCGAACGGGCCGAGAGACTTCAGCATCATGATCCGCGGGATGGGCGCCAAGACGGCGTTTGCGATTCGCGACATCAAGGTGTACGAGGACGGCATCAGTCAAACACAGTCCGACGGCCTGTCGCGGCTCGATATTCAGGATCCCTGGTTCATGCGATCGGTGGAAGTCACACGCGGCGCCTCCTCTTCGCTCTACGACAACTACGCGCTCGGCGGCATGGTGCATTTCCGGACCAGACGCGGCAGCGATATCAACGGGGTCGAGGCGTTCGTCTCCGGTGGTTCGTTCGGCTACTTCAAACAGGCGCTGGCCGTCGGCCAGCATACCGACCGCCTCGATCTTTCCATGTTCGCCAGCAACGCGGCCGAAGATGGATTCATCCAACACAGCAACTATAATACGCAAACACTCAACTTCAATTTCCGTTTCAACGTCGACGACCGCCAGAGTTTCTATTTCAAGGCGATCACGAATTGGCTCGACACCCGGGTGCCGACTAGGCTGACCCAGGCTCAGTTCATTGCGGACGATCGCCAGGCCGGAGGCTCGCAGACCACCTGCGCTTCTGGAACCTACAATCCCGGCTGCGCCAATGCCGTCGCCCTCAATCAAGGACGCGTCGATCGGCGGACGATAGTGGGAGGCCTGTATGAACGGCAGTTGAACGCCAGCACGGTCCTGACGATTGAAGCGGACTATGACCTGAAGGACATCAATCAGTATTTTTCCCAGATCTTCGACAACGTGAATCCGAACTACAAGACCTACGCGGATCTCCGGCACGACGGCAGCCTCGGCCAGATGCCGCTCAAGAGCTACGTCGGCTTCTTCCTGAACAACATGGAACAGGAAGGGAACACCTTTCAGAATCTTGCAACCGGATACGGAACCAGAGGGACGCTGCTCCAGAATAACCGGGGACGCATCAACAATATCGGCGGCCGTGTGCGGGAGGAATTGGAATTCGTGCCCAAGTGGACGGCGGCGCTGGGCCTCGGATTCGAGCAGTCGCTGGTGAGCATCGACACGATCAATTACAACAACGCCGGCGCCGTGGCGAGCCGGCCGAGCCTCACCAGAAACTTCACGAATTGGGCGCCGGAAGCCTCAGTCACTTGGAAGCCGGCCGAGGCCTATCGCCACTGGGTCCGAAGCTCGACCGGCTATGGGATTCCGCAGTTCGGCCAGCTCACCAGAGATCCGATTACCGGACTGCCGGGATCCAATTTCGATTTGAAGCCGCAGAAAAACTGGAATAATGAAATCGGTACGGAATCGAAGCTCACGAAGGATCTGACCGTTCAGTTGGTGGGATTCTGGACGTTCTTCAAGGACGAGATCATCACCCAGACCATCTCGGGCGGCAACACGGCGTCGGTCAATGCCGACGCGTCCCAGTATCGCGGGATCGAAGCGTCATATGACTGGCGGCCGTTGACGGGCCTGCGCCTCTCCGGGGCCTATACCCACATCGATGCGTCCTACACCAATTTCACCGACCGGACCGCTGCGGGATTTCTGAGCCGGGACGGCAAGAAGGTTCCCAACGTGCCGACGGACATCTTGAACCTCAAGGTGGAATACGACCATCACCCGAGCGGGTGGGGAGGCTGGCTTGAGGGTAACTACGCCAACAGCTATTTCTTGAACAACAACAATACCGTCGGGATCCCGTCCTATTTCATCGGGACGGCGAACATTCACAAGAATATCGAGGTGAACAGCTCCTGGTTCCGCTTCGCCAAGTTGTATGTCCAGGTGGACAACATCGCCGACATGAAGTATGCCGCCTCCGGCCAGGTCGTCACGGGCGAGACGGCGGCGCAAGCGGCCGCGCAGCAGCTGTTCTTCGCCGGTTACGGACGGGCGATCTACGGCGGCGTCACGCTGGGCCTGTTCTGA